A single genomic interval of Camelina sativa cultivar DH55 chromosome 11, Cs, whole genome shotgun sequence harbors:
- the LOC104728981 gene encoding calcium-dependent protein kinase 11-like: protein MGMDIADIKENTSPLFCNCFKVASLTDEETILNPPVNVSNLKDRYALGEQLGCGQFGVVRVCSDKLTGERLACKSISKDSLVTQDDMNSLKLEISIMAKLAGRHPNVVNLIAVYEGEDSVHLVMELCAGGELFDRLEKYGRYSEFRARLLFKQLMQVVKFCHDSGVVHRDLKPENILMATMSSSSPIKLADFGLATFIKPGEKLGGTVGSPFYVAPEVLSGGYYNQAADVWSAGVILYILLSGVPPFWGETDSKIFDAVSTADLSFSEEPWDHITSYAKDLIRGMLCLDPSQRLTADDVLAHSWWMEQLSESGYDDQDGFGCEGLENGGGCSFSTQCVSREQDYSFSMAQSEQSSFSSFLPAADNNTLPNSGFGGFSFDGKQPESTSAAFSSTEIPSMPSSFFSPGPANSDITETDGKLRDSSPKRSLPSPDSSSQLERREEAGENQTEADCRSSARAKRRKITVISKILYVHI, encoded by the coding sequence ATGGGTATGGACATAGCTGATATTAAGGAGAATACGAGCCCGCTTTTCTGCAATTGCTTTAAAGTTGCAAGCCTTACTGATGAAGAAACCATTCTAAACCCTCCTGTAAACGTTTCCAACTTAAAAGATCGATATGCGCTTGGGGAACAGTTAGGTTGCGGTCAGTTTGGTGTCGTAAGAGTATGTTCTGATAAGTTAACTGGAGAGAGGCTTGCTTGCAAGTCCATATCTAAAGACAGCCTTGTTACACAAGACGACATGAATAGTCTCAAACTCGAGATTTCTATAATGGCCAAGTTAGCTGGGCGGCACCCCAACGTTGTGAATCTCATAGCGGTTTACGAGGGGGAAGATTCCGTGCATCTTGTGATGGAACTATGCGCAGGCGGTGAGCTTTTTGACAGGCTCGAGAAATATGGAAGGTATTCCGAGTTCCGTGCTAGGTTGCTCTTCAAGCAATTGATGCAAGTGGTCAAGTTCTGTCATGATAGCGGTGTTGTCCACAGAGATTTGAAACCTGAGAACATTCTTATGGCCacaatgtcttcttcatctcctatCAAATTGGCTGATTTTGGTCTGGCAACCTTTATAAAGCCTGGGGAAAAGTTGGGCGGCACAGTTGGCAGTCCTTTTTACGTAGCCCCAGAAGTGTTGTCAGGGGGATATTATAACCAAGCTGCTGATGTATGGAGTGCAGGCGTTATTTTGTACATTCTTCTCAGTGGAGTACCTCCCTTTTGGGGAGAGACTGACTCAAAGATTTTTGATGCTGTCAGCACTGcagatttgagtttttctgAAGAGCCATGGGACCATATAACTTCATACGCCAAGGATTTGATCCGGGGGATGCTTTGTCTTGATCCTTCTCAAAGGTTAACAGCTGATGATGTTCTAGCTCACTCGTGGTGGATGGAGCAATTATCTGAATCAGGATATGATGATCAGGATGGGTTTGGCTGTGAAGGATTGGAGAATGGTGGTGGATGCTCTTTCTCCACACAATGTGTATCTCGAGAACAAGATTATAGCTTTAGCATGGCACAGTCAGAGCAATCATCATTCTCGTCTTTCTTACCTGCTGCTGATAACAACACACTGCCAAATTCCGGTTTTGGTGGGTTTTCTTTTGATGGGAAACAACCGGAATCAACCTCAGCTGCCTTCTCATCAACTGAAATTCCCTCCATGCCAAGCTCCTTTTTTAGCCCAGGCCCAGCGAACAGTGACATCACTGAAACAGATGGAAAACTTCGAGACTCAAGCCCAAAGAGGTCACTGCCTTCACCAGATTCTTCTTCACAACTTGAGAGGCGTGAGGAAGCAGGGGAGAATCAGACGGAAGCAGATTGTCGCTCTTCTGCTAGAGcaaaaagaaggaagataaCTGTTATCAGTAAAATATTGTATGTACACATCTGA
- the LOC104728982 gene encoding uncharacterized protein LOC104728982, translated as MTLVGVLMITNCVIARRRLSQEVNLELELQLKLLNKPALKTVKTEHGDVYDCVDFYKQPAFDNPLLKDHDFHFDMKPNHEIQRLTTRESKDLSSDKIKAFEFKGVGCPHGTVPIKRTTKEDLMRLRNSTGSIIHPQTDADEPGLHFAGAQVNNRKLDNMKLGGGEAYFSLYQTPDVGQLQFSSGLIKVAAGDDFIKAGWTDIGSGNWWLRLGDIDVGFWPIQTLVGLGDTATDIYWGGDVFSVPNSKSCPMGNGKTMTGPYPNLYAYARGVSVLDENKGTLESVDDRNDLVSDIGMSYVLQSLNGWGKTIFFGGPSGVFGK; from the exons ATGACACTAGTTGGGGTTCTAATGATAACAAATTGTGTGATAGCACGAAGAAGATTGTCTCAAGAAGTAAATTTGGAATTAGAGTTGCAACTTAAGCTTCTGAATAAACCTGCGCTTAAAACTGTGAAG aCGGAACATGGTGACGTATATGATTGTGTTGATTTCTATAAGCAACCTGCGTTCGATAATCCTCTTTTAAAAGACCATGATTTTCATTTTGAC ATGAAACCAAATCATGAGATCCAAAGATTGACGACTCGCGAAAGTAAAGATTTGAGTAGCGACAAGATTAAAgcatttgagttcaaaggagTCGGGTGTCCACATGGAACTGTACCAATCAAAAGGACAACCAAAGAGGATCTGATGAGGCTTAGAAACTCAACCGGCTCGATTATACATCCTCAAACCGATGCTGATGAACCGGGACTACAC TTTGCGGGAGCTCAAGTAAATAACAGAAAGCTAGACAATATGAAattaggaggaggagaagctTATTTTAGCCTATACCAAACTCCAGACGTTGGCCAATTGCAATTTAGTTCTGGTTTGATCAAAGTAGCTGCTGGTGATGATTTCATAAAAGCCGGTTGGACC GACATTGGGAGTGGGAACTGGTGGTTAAGATTGGGTGACATAGACGTAGGTTTTTGGCCAATTCAAACTCTGGTAGGATTAGGTGATACTGCCACCGATATATACTGGGGAGGAGATGTGTTCAGTGTCCCGAACTCAAAGAGTTGTCCGATGGGTAACGGCAAAACAATGACGGGTCCGTACCCGAACCTATATGCATATGCACGGGGCGTGTCGGTTCTTGACGAAAATAAAGGAACACTTGAGTCAGTAGATGATAGAAACGATCTTGTATCAGATATCGGTATGAGTTACGTTCTCCAAAGTCTTAATGGTTGGGGTAAAACCATCTTCTTTGGTGGTCCTTCTGGTGTATTTGGAAAATAG
- the LOC104726472 gene encoding UPF0503 protein At3g09070, chloroplastic-like, translating into MTHQQRRRRRHSAVCHRHPSSKPTTGFCATCLRERLSAIEALSSSVPELRRASSYSVRDASASASVFDQPRRRSCDVRSNDGSSLHDRFAADDDEDDDLLQSSIRFPIVPDLKEEDEEDEEEIRNFDVGKSLVEEEIEDGEKKTMKELIDLESRTQLIKKNNVKDSVFSRTLKKFSLIHNGKKTGSGSSLGRRSCDVDPRLSLDAGRTSFEEPRASWDGCLIGKTYPKLVPLSSVTEDVKASPEKITGCKEDEEEKNNPGGTAQTRDYYLDSRRRRSFDRSSRHGLLEVDELKAISNAKVSPETVGLFHGAKLLVTERELRDSNWYSIKNYKPESLELASKGVSCVAAAGEVKKQDGFGLKKSGKKWSKGWNFWGLIHRKTDTLKNEMKTEQSLKLGGNAMEGSLAESLLKLRRVAKGETNGDVSEKLIRSYSVSARKSCDGMLRGASILNGFEGGRSSCDGLFHGSINGVETGRRSSCEDGLFHGVEGKQNHLLQRDDKLGTYSPNNLRNGLVRFYLTPLNSHMASKSGKSRLMNSSLIPDL; encoded by the coding sequence ATGACCCACCAGCAACGTCGTCGCCGTCGTCACTCAGCCGTCTGTCACCGTCATCCTTCTTCTAAACCCACCACTGGTTTCTGTGCCACCTGTCTCCGTGAACGTCTCTCTGCCATCGAAGCTCTCTCTTCCTCCGTACCTGAGCTCCGTCGTGCTAGCTCTTACTCCGTCCGTGACGCATCCGCATCCGCCTCTGTTTTCGACCAGCCACGTCGCAGATCGTGTGATGTTAGGTCTAATGACGGCTCCTCTCTCCACGACAGATTTGCCgccgatgatgatgaagacgacgacCTGCTACAGAGCTCGATTCGGTTCCCCATAGTCCCAGATTTGAaagaagaggacgaagaagacgaagaagaaattAGGAATTTTGATGTCGGTAAGAGTctggttgaagaagaaatcgaagatggagagaagaagacgatgaaggagCTTATAGATCTGGAATCAAGAACTCAACTCATCAAGAAGAACAACGTCAAAGATTCTGTTTTTAGCAGAACACTTAAGAAATTTTCACTCATACATAATGGGAAAAAAACAGGTTCCGGGAGCAGTCTCGGCCGTCGCTCATGTGATGTAGATCCTAGGTTGTCTCTCGACGCAGGTCGAACCTCGTTCGAGGAGCCTAGAGCTTCATGGGACGGATGTTTGATAGGCAAGACATATCCAAAGCTTGTTCCTTTGTCCTCTGTAACTGAAGATGTTAAAGCCTCTCCGGAGAAGATAACAGGTtgtaaagaagatgaagaggagaaGAACAATCCTGGTGGGACAGCTCAGACTAGGGATTACTACTTGGATTCACGGCGGAGAAGAAGCTTTGATCGATCATCTAGACATGGATTGCTTGAGGTTGATGAATTGAAAGCTATCTCGAATGCTAAGGTATCACCTGAAACAGTTGGTTTGTTTCATGGAGCTAAGTTGCTTGTTACTGAGAGGGAGCTTAGGGATTCGAATTGGTATTCAATCAAGAATTACAAACCGGAGAGCTTGGAATTAGCTTCTAAAGGTGTTAGTTGTGTTGCTGCTGCTGGTGAGGTGAAGAAGCAAGATGGTTTTGGGTTGAAGAAGAGTGGGAAGAAATGGTCTAAAGGCTGGAACTTTTGGGGTTTGATTCACAGGAAAACAGATACGTTGAAGAACGAAATGAAAACCGAGCAAAGTTTGAAACTTGGAGGAAATGCTATGGAGGGTTCTCTTGCTGAGTCTCTGTTGAAGCTTAGGAGAGTAGCTAAAGGAGAAACCAATGGTGATGTTAGTGAGAAACTCATAAGAAGCTACAGTGTTAGTGCGAGAAAGTCATGTGATGGTATGTTACGTGGTGCTTCTATTCTTAACGGCTTTGAAGGTGGGAGGAGCTCTTGTGATGGTCTGTTCCATGGCTCTATTAATGGTGTTGAGACTGGAAGACGAAGCTCGTGTGAAGATGGATTGTTCCATGGTGTCGAAGGTAAACAGAATCATCTTCTCCAGAGAGATGACAAGCTTGGTACTTATTCGCCCAACAACCTCAGAAATGGTTTGGTTAGATTCTACTTGACGCCATTAAACAGCCATATGGCCAGCAAGTCTGGTAAAAGTAGGCTGATGAATAGTAGTCTGATTCCTGATCTTTGA
- the LOC104726473 gene encoding calmodulin-binding receptor-like cytoplasmic kinase 1 has translation MPMRRKTPTPLRFSNEKHQKADSVYSWSDVGTGGKVRNVSVLGTIRRAAKKVFAIIFLGKRKLKPAECRSDAGESSTLERESTLSGWTGYSSPSSFGRSTTERKVSGQYRFSGSRFLSPGKDSSSSKSWHLGPVIFSFGELQRATANFASVHQIGEGGFGVVFKGKLDDGTIVAIKRARKNNYSKSWLREFKNEIYTLSKIEHMNLVKLYGFLEHGEERVIVVEYVGNGNLREHLDGLRGNRLEMAERLEIAIDVAHALTYLHTYTDTPIIHRDIKASNILITDKLRAKVADFGFARLVTEDPGATHISTQVKGSAGYVDPDYLRTFQLTDKSDVYSFGVLLIELLTGRRPIELKRPRHDRLTVKWALRRLKEDEAVLIMDPFLKRNRAAIEVAEKMLRLASECLAPTRATRPAMKCIAEKLWDIRREMKETVLSSSASNSSCSSATHSFIGRDSDRYVLPRIEDNENSIELLSP, from the exons ATGCCAATGAGGAGAAAAACTCCTACGCCTCTCCGCTTCTCAAATGAAAAGCATCAAAAAGCTGATTCTGTGTATTCTTGGAGTGATGTAGGTACTGGCGGGAAAGTGAGGAATGTCTCTGTCCTCGGTACGATCAGAAGGGCAGCCAAGAAAGTATTTGCTATTATTTTCTTAGGAAAACGAAAATTAAAGCCAGCAGAATGTAGATCTGATGCTGGAGAGAGCAGCACGCTTGAAAGAGAATCTACTT TATCAGGCTGGACTGGTTATTCATCACCAAGCTCTTTTGGAAGGTCAACAACAGAAAGAAAGGTTTCAGGTCAATATCGTTTTTCTGGTTCAAGATTTCTAAGTCCTGGGAAAGATTCATCTTCTAGCAAAAGTTGGCACCTTGGACccgtaattttttcttttggggagCTTCAAAGGGCAACTGCAAATTTTGCATCGGTTCACCAAATTGGAGAAGGCGGTTTTGGAGTTGTTTTTAAGGGAAAGCTTGATGATGGAACTATTGTTGCTATCAAGCGTGCAAGAAAG aacaactatagcaaaagcTGGTTGCGAGAATTCAAGAATGAAATATACACATTGTCAAAGATCGAACATATGAATTTGGTAAAGCTGTATGGATTTCTTGAACATGGAGAAGAAAGGGTCATTGTTGTTGAATATGTTGGCAATGGAAACCTACGAGAGCATCTAGATG GTTTACGGGGTAACCGTCTAGAAATGGCAGAACGTCTTGAGATTGCGATTGATGTGGCTCATGCATTGACTTATCTGCACACATATACTG ATACTCCAATAATACACAGAGACATTAAAGCATCAAATATTCTCATCACGGATAAGCTTAGAGCCAAAGTAGCAGACTTTGGCTTTGCTCGTTTAGTTACTGAAGATCCTGGGGCTACTCATATATCAACTCAAGTCAAAGGATCTGCAGGCTATGTGGATCCAGACTACCTCAGGACGTTTCAACTAACTGATAAGAGCGACGTTTACTCTTTTGGTGTTTTGCTCATAGAGCTTCTCACCGGAAGACGTCCCATTGAGTTAAAAAGACCACGACATGACCGACTCACGGTTAAATGG GCTTTGAGGAGActcaaagaagatgaagctgTTCTCATAATGGACCCATTTCTTAAGAGAAACAGAGCCGCTATTGAAGTGGCTGAGAAGATGCTGAGACTGGCGAGCGAATGTCTTGCCCCAACGAGAGCTACACGCCCGGCTATGAAATGCATTGCAGAAAAGCTATGGGATATAAGGAGAGAGATGAAGGAGACGGTGCTTTCTTCCTCCGCCTCTAATTCTTCGTGTTCATCAGCAACGCATAGCTTCATTGGTCGTGATTCAGACAGATATGTATTGCCGAGGATCGAAGACAACGAGAATAGCATTGAGTTACTCTCACCTTGA
- the LOC109124866 gene encoding serine/threonine-protein kinase HT1-like — translation MDEEASSWIRRTKFSQTVSYRLNSQRRASLPFMVNNQDKTSSGALKAKPPLRSSSSSSSSSLDPKLVSQAATEDDTTSLVESDVYVVVDSEIQTNPVTNKQRSVSPSPQMALPDVFKEARSERKRFSTPHPRRIESEKGMKPKLSHKNSFDKRSFNLRSPSGPIRDLGTLRIQERVKSKKDTGWSKLFDNTGRRVSAVEASEEFRVDMSKLFFGLKFAHGLYSRLYHGKYEDKAVAVKLITVPDDDDNGCLGARLEKQFTKEVTLLSRLSHPNVIKFVGAYKDPPVYCVLTQYLPEGSLRSFLHKPENRSLPLKRLIEFALDIAKGMEYIHSRHVIHRDLKPENVLIDEDFQLKIADFGIACEEEYCDMLADDPGTYRWMAPEMIKRKPHGRKADVYSFGLVLWEMVAGAIPYEDMNPIQAAFAVVHKNIRPTIPADCPAAMKALIEQCWSVAPDKRPEFWQIVKVLEQFAISLEREGNLNLSSNKICKDPRKGLKHWIQKLGPVHGGGGGGSSSSGLGGSALPKPKFA, via the exons ATGGATGAAGAGGCTAGTTCTTGGATCAGGAGGACTAAGTTTTCTCAAACTGTTTCTTACCGTCTGAATTCCCAAAGGCGAGCTTCTCTCCCTTTTATGGTTAACAACCAAGACAAGACTTCTTCTGGTGCACTGAAAGCAAAGCCACCTCttagatcatcttcttcatcctcgtcatCTTCATTGGATCCGAAGTTGGTTTCACAGGCTGCTACTGAAGATGATACCAC CAGTTTGGTGGAGTCTGATgtatatgttgttgttgattcggAAATACAGACAAACCCTGTGACTAACAAGCAGAGATCTGTCTCTCCCTCGCCTCAGATGGCTCTTCCTGATGTGTTTAAGGAAGCTAGGTCTGAGCGTAAGAGGTTTTCTACTCCTCATCCAAGAAGGATTGAATCGGAGAAGGGGATGAAGCCTAAGCTTTCTCATAAGAACTCCTTTGACAAGAGATCTTTCAACTTGCGGTCTCCTTCTGGTCCTATCAGAGATCTAGGCACTCTGAGAATTCAAGAGAGGGTGAAGAGCAAGAAGGACACTGGGTGGTCTAAGCTTTTTGATAATACTGGCCGTAGAGTCAGTGCTGTGGAAGCTTCTGAAGAGTTCCGCGTTGATATGTCAAAGCTCTTCTTTGGGCTTAAGTTTGCTCACGGGTTATATAGCCGGCTATACCATGGTAAGTATGAAGATAAAGCTGTTGCTGTGAAGCTTATCACTGTCCCTGATGATGACGATAATGGATGCTTGGGAGCTCGTTTAGAGAAACAGTTTACCAAAGAAGTCACCCTTTTGTCGCGATTGTCCCATCCAAATGTCAtaaag TTTGTGGGGGCATATAAAGATCCGCCTGTATATTGTGTCCTCACACAGTATTTACCTGAAGGATCCTTAAGATCTTTTCTGCACAAGCCTGAGAATAGGTCTCTTCCTTTGAAACGGCTGATAGAATTTGCTCTAGATATTGCAAAAGGAATGGAATATATTCACTCACGACATGTTATTCATCGGGATCTTAAGCCAGAAAATGTATTGATCGACGAAGACTTCCAGTTGAAGATCGCTGACTTTGGCATAGCCTGCGAGGAAGAGTACTGCGACATGTTGGCTGATGACCCTGGAACATATAGGTGGATGGCACCTGAAATGATAAAACGGAAACCACACGGACGTAAGGCTGATGTTTACAGTTTTGGACTCGTTTTATGGGAAATGGTAGCTGGAGCAATCCCGTATGAGGACATGAATCCTATTCAAGCTGCTTTCGCAGTCGTACACAAG AACATTAGGCCAACTATCCCGGCAGATTGTCCAGCAGCCATGAAAGCTCTGATAGAGCAGTGTTGGTCAGTTGCACCGGATAAGAGACCAGAGTTCTGGCAGATAGTGAAAGTGCTGGAACAGTTTGCGATTTCACTGGAACGTGAAGGGAACTTGAATCTATCTTCGAACAAGATCTGTAAGGACCCAAGGAAAGGTCTGAAACATTGGATCCAGAAGCTTGGACCAGTCCAcggaggaggaggcggtggcAGCAGCAGCAGCGGCCTTGGTGGCTCAGCCTTGCCTAAGCCTAAATTCGCTTGA
- the LOC104726477 gene encoding uncharacterized protein LOC104726477 isoform X1, giving the protein MLPGILLCSLNPRNHSKKKKNDRESLDTEPKDIEYWYSVQFNRDPPRFALKSDNNTHHSRSRNAGELSKAKKRGEMANKVSNFSDLIQRVTASCLLHPLSAGRQDLAGNRREEYDSEEEENEEGEIQYEDALEEEDVKDETIRVIKSKTGVSLETVQEMDMVMEEVFTAAAALKRAYVALQEAHSPWDPEKMHDADMAMVAELRRIGLLRERFRRMRGTGSGGGGGRRKNDSGRGLLRDAVAPYEAVVKELKKEVKVKDTEIENLKEKVKAATSMANGNGGGKKHRLLSSRKVNCSTQIAVSPVPELFEMTMIQVKEASKSFTGILLSLMRAAHWDIAAAVRSIEAASDGVSASSFASSVQSSVPNQHAKFALESYICRKIFQGFDHETFYMDGSLSSLINPDQYRRDCFAQFKDMKAMDPMELLGILPTCHFGKFCSKKYLSIIHHKMEESLFGDSEQRELVLAGNHPRSQFYGEFLGLAKAVWLLHLLAFSLDPSPSHFEANRGAEFHSQYMESVVRFSDGRVPAGQVVGFPVCPGFKLSHQGKGSIIKSRVYLVPRA; this is encoded by the exons atgTTGCCAGGGATACTTTTATGCTCACTTAATCCCAGGAATCACAG caaaaagaagaagaatgatcgAGAGAGCTTAGATACTGAGCCTAAGGACATTGAGTACTGGTACTCAGTTCAGTTCAATCGAGATCCTCCTAGATTTGCTCTCAAATCGGATAACAACACTCACCATTCCCGCAG TAGGAACGCCGGCGAATTAAGCAAGGCGAAGAAGCGAGGAGAGATGGCGAACAAGGTTTCTAACTTCTCGGATCTGATTCAACGAGTGACTGCTTCTTGTTTGTTGCATCCACTCTCCGCCGGCAGGCAAGATCTAGCTGGTAACCGCCGGGAAGAGTACGATTCCGAAGAAGAGGAGAATGAGGAAGGTGAGATTCAGTACGAGGACGctttggaggaggaggatgtgaaAGATGAGACTATTAGGGTTATTAAGAGCAAGACCGGAGTGAGCTTGGAGACGGTTCAGGAGATGGACATGGTGATGGAGGAAGTATTCACCGCGGCGGCTGCTTTGAAGAGAGCTTACGTGGCGCTTCAGGAAGCTCATTCGCCGTGGGATCCGGAGAAGATGCACGATGCTGACATGGCTATGGTGGCTGAGCTGAGAAGGATTGGTTTGTTGAGGGAAAGATTCAGGAGGATGAGAGGTACCggaagtggtggtggtggtggccggAGGAAAAACGACTCCGGTAGAGGATTGCTGAGAGACGCGGTGGCGCCGTATGAAGCCGTCGTGAAGGAGCTGAAGAAAGAAGTGAAGGTGAAAGACACTGAGATTGAGAATCTCAAGGAGAAAGTCAAAGCGGCTACTTCCATGGCCAATGGTAACGGAGGAGGCAAGAAACACCGATTGCTTTCTAGCCGGAAAGTGAACTGCTCCACACAAATTGCTGTATCTCCGGTACCGGAGTTATTTGAGATGACAATGATTCAGGTGAAAGAGGCATCAAAGTCTTTTACAGGGATTTTACTGTCTCTAATGCGAGCTGCACACTGGGACATTGCAGCGGCTGTTCGATCCATTGAAGCTGCATCAGATGGAGTGTCAGCTTCTTCGTTTGCATCCTCTGTTCAGTCCTCTGTCCCGAACCAACACGCGAAATTTGCTCTCGAGTCTTACATCTGTAGGAAAATCTTCCAAGGATTCGATCACGAAACGTTTTACATGGACGGAAGCCTCTCTTCTCTTATCAACCCGGATCAGTACCGTCGTGACTGCTTTGCTCAGTTCAAAGACATGAAAGCAATGGATCCTATGGAGTTGCTAGGGATCTTACCAACTTGCCATTTTGGTAAGTTCTGCTCAAAGAAGTACCTTTCGATCATTCACCACAAAATGGAAGAGTCGTTGTTTGGGGACTCGGAACAGCGGGAGTTGGTTTTAGCTGGTAATCACCCAAGAAGTCAGTTCTATGGAGAGTTCTTGGGGTTAGCCAAAGCCGTCTGGCTGCTTCATCTCCTGGCCTTTTCGCTTGACCCATCCCCGAGTCACTTTGAAGCAAACCGAGGAGCCGAGTTTCACTCTCAGTACATGGAGAGCGTTGTGAGGTTCTCGGATGGCCGTGTTCCTGCGGGTCAAGTTGTTGGGTTTCCTGTTTGTCCAGGATTCAAGCTTAGCCATCAAGGGAAAGGATCAATCATCAAATCCAGAGTTTACTTGGTTCCAAGGGCTTAA
- the LOC104726477 gene encoding uncharacterized protein LOC104726477 isoform X2, whose protein sequence is MLPGILLCSLNPRNHSKKKKNDRESLDTEPKDIEYWYSVQFNRDPPRFALKSDNNTHHSRRNAGELSKAKKRGEMANKVSNFSDLIQRVTASCLLHPLSAGRQDLAGNRREEYDSEEEENEEGEIQYEDALEEEDVKDETIRVIKSKTGVSLETVQEMDMVMEEVFTAAAALKRAYVALQEAHSPWDPEKMHDADMAMVAELRRIGLLRERFRRMRGTGSGGGGGRRKNDSGRGLLRDAVAPYEAVVKELKKEVKVKDTEIENLKEKVKAATSMANGNGGGKKHRLLSSRKVNCSTQIAVSPVPELFEMTMIQVKEASKSFTGILLSLMRAAHWDIAAAVRSIEAASDGVSASSFASSVQSSVPNQHAKFALESYICRKIFQGFDHETFYMDGSLSSLINPDQYRRDCFAQFKDMKAMDPMELLGILPTCHFGKFCSKKYLSIIHHKMEESLFGDSEQRELVLAGNHPRSQFYGEFLGLAKAVWLLHLLAFSLDPSPSHFEANRGAEFHSQYMESVVRFSDGRVPAGQVVGFPVCPGFKLSHQGKGSIIKSRVYLVPRA, encoded by the exons atgTTGCCAGGGATACTTTTATGCTCACTTAATCCCAGGAATCACAG caaaaagaagaagaatgatcgAGAGAGCTTAGATACTGAGCCTAAGGACATTGAGTACTGGTACTCAGTTCAGTTCAATCGAGATCCTCCTAGATTTGCTCTCAAATCGGATAACAACACTCACCATTCCCGCAG GAACGCCGGCGAATTAAGCAAGGCGAAGAAGCGAGGAGAGATGGCGAACAAGGTTTCTAACTTCTCGGATCTGATTCAACGAGTGACTGCTTCTTGTTTGTTGCATCCACTCTCCGCCGGCAGGCAAGATCTAGCTGGTAACCGCCGGGAAGAGTACGATTCCGAAGAAGAGGAGAATGAGGAAGGTGAGATTCAGTACGAGGACGctttggaggaggaggatgtgaaAGATGAGACTATTAGGGTTATTAAGAGCAAGACCGGAGTGAGCTTGGAGACGGTTCAGGAGATGGACATGGTGATGGAGGAAGTATTCACCGCGGCGGCTGCTTTGAAGAGAGCTTACGTGGCGCTTCAGGAAGCTCATTCGCCGTGGGATCCGGAGAAGATGCACGATGCTGACATGGCTATGGTGGCTGAGCTGAGAAGGATTGGTTTGTTGAGGGAAAGATTCAGGAGGATGAGAGGTACCggaagtggtggtggtggtggccggAGGAAAAACGACTCCGGTAGAGGATTGCTGAGAGACGCGGTGGCGCCGTATGAAGCCGTCGTGAAGGAGCTGAAGAAAGAAGTGAAGGTGAAAGACACTGAGATTGAGAATCTCAAGGAGAAAGTCAAAGCGGCTACTTCCATGGCCAATGGTAACGGAGGAGGCAAGAAACACCGATTGCTTTCTAGCCGGAAAGTGAACTGCTCCACACAAATTGCTGTATCTCCGGTACCGGAGTTATTTGAGATGACAATGATTCAGGTGAAAGAGGCATCAAAGTCTTTTACAGGGATTTTACTGTCTCTAATGCGAGCTGCACACTGGGACATTGCAGCGGCTGTTCGATCCATTGAAGCTGCATCAGATGGAGTGTCAGCTTCTTCGTTTGCATCCTCTGTTCAGTCCTCTGTCCCGAACCAACACGCGAAATTTGCTCTCGAGTCTTACATCTGTAGGAAAATCTTCCAAGGATTCGATCACGAAACGTTTTACATGGACGGAAGCCTCTCTTCTCTTATCAACCCGGATCAGTACCGTCGTGACTGCTTTGCTCAGTTCAAAGACATGAAAGCAATGGATCCTATGGAGTTGCTAGGGATCTTACCAACTTGCCATTTTGGTAAGTTCTGCTCAAAGAAGTACCTTTCGATCATTCACCACAAAATGGAAGAGTCGTTGTTTGGGGACTCGGAACAGCGGGAGTTGGTTTTAGCTGGTAATCACCCAAGAAGTCAGTTCTATGGAGAGTTCTTGGGGTTAGCCAAAGCCGTCTGGCTGCTTCATCTCCTGGCCTTTTCGCTTGACCCATCCCCGAGTCACTTTGAAGCAAACCGAGGAGCCGAGTTTCACTCTCAGTACATGGAGAGCGTTGTGAGGTTCTCGGATGGCCGTGTTCCTGCGGGTCAAGTTGTTGGGTTTCCTGTTTGTCCAGGATTCAAGCTTAGCCATCAAGGGAAAGGATCAATCATCAAATCCAGAGTTTACTTGGTTCCAAGGGCTTAA